One window of the Pseudomonas knackmussii B13 genome contains the following:
- a CDS encoding tautomerase family protein, whose translation MPFVNVRITRDGVTREQKAQVIREITETLQRVLNKKPELTHIVIEEVDTDNWGYAGITTTEYRAKNPG comes from the coding sequence ATGCCTTTCGTCAATGTGCGTATTACCCGTGATGGCGTTACCCGCGAGCAGAAGGCCCAGGTGATCCGCGAGATCACTGAGACCCTGCAACGCGTGCTGAACAAGAAGCCCGAGCTGACCCACATCGTCATCGAGGAAGTCGACACCGATAACTGGGGCTACGCCGGCATCACCACCACCGAATATCGGGCTAAGAACCCCGGCTGA
- a CDS encoding AraC family transcriptional regulator: protein MPASKTYLTLPLPDLEQLPAPLYFRYDEFGAETHSAPHSHPWGQLNYAAHGVMQLDVGGQRFLSPPQYAVWMPPGVVHGCYNREAIVYRSLYVSAELSRTLPATPCTLQISDILKAILSDFAARGVNIPQTPADRRLAQVVLDQLQSAPLRDDYLPFAQSPLLTELLAALQADPADNRSLAQWALQVHSTERTLARCCQRELGMTFGEWRQRLRFLAAIEALEAGRGVQQIAFDLGYSTPSAFIAMFRRQAGTTPEQYRLANRAQDVSRGS, encoded by the coding sequence ATGCCTGCCAGCAAAACCTATCTAACGCTGCCGTTGCCTGACCTTGAGCAACTGCCGGCGCCGCTGTACTTCCGCTACGACGAGTTTGGCGCCGAGACCCATTCGGCGCCCCACAGCCATCCATGGGGCCAGCTCAACTATGCCGCCCACGGGGTGATGCAACTGGATGTCGGCGGCCAGCGCTTTCTCTCGCCACCGCAGTACGCGGTGTGGATGCCGCCGGGCGTGGTGCACGGTTGCTACAACCGCGAAGCCATCGTCTACCGCTCGCTCTATGTCAGTGCCGAGTTGTCGCGGACGCTGCCGGCGACGCCCTGCACGCTGCAGATCAGCGACATCCTCAAGGCCATCCTCTCGGACTTCGCCGCGCGTGGGGTGAACATCCCGCAGACCCCGGCCGACCGGCGCCTCGCCCAGGTGGTGCTGGATCAACTGCAGAGCGCACCGCTTCGCGATGATTACCTGCCATTCGCGCAGAGCCCGCTGCTGACCGAACTGCTCGCGGCTCTACAGGCCGACCCGGCCGACAACCGCTCCCTGGCGCAATGGGCGCTGCAGGTGCACAGCACCGAACGAACCCTGGCGCGCTGCTGCCAGCGCGAGCTGGGCATGACCTTCGGCGAATGGCGCCAACGCCTGCGCTTTCTCGCCGCCATCGAAGCGCTGGAGGCCGGCCGGGGTGTGCAGCAGATCGCCTTCGATCTGGGCTACAGCACCCCGTCGGCCTTCATCGCCATGTTCCGTCGCCAGGCCGGCACGACACCGGAGCAATACCGCCTGGCGAACCGCGCACAGGACGTCAGCCGGGGTTCTTAG
- a CDS encoding DMT family transporter, with protein sequence MPYFFPLFAVLVWAGNTVVNKLAVGQIAPAEIGFFRWALVGVLLTPFVLRPILARRRELAPQVGRIVVLGLLGMAVYQCLAYYAASKTTATNMGMILALMPLMSIGLASALLGQRLHIGAVAGSLLSLFGVLLVIAHGDLRSLLHQGVGLGDCMMLVATLAYALYGVLLKKWQIRLPALQFLYLQVLVAIIALFPLYLLSPHQGLNAGNLPLVAYAGLMASIAAPLAWMRGVQEMGPNRMAQFVNLSPVATAAIASLVLDERLGLYHLLGGTLIIAGVVIAERWRPRPAVSLASE encoded by the coding sequence ATGCCTTACTTCTTCCCGCTCTTCGCCGTGCTCGTCTGGGCCGGCAACACCGTCGTCAACAAACTCGCCGTAGGCCAGATCGCGCCTGCCGAGATCGGCTTCTTCCGCTGGGCGCTGGTCGGCGTCCTGCTCACCCCGTTCGTCTTGCGGCCGATCCTCGCGCGGCGCCGCGAGCTTGCGCCGCAAGTCGGCCGCATCGTCGTCCTCGGCTTGCTGGGCATGGCCGTGTACCAGTGCCTGGCCTATTACGCCGCCTCCAAGACCACGGCAACCAACATGGGCATGATCCTCGCCCTGATGCCGCTGATGTCCATCGGCCTGGCCAGCGCCCTCCTCGGCCAGCGCCTGCATATCGGTGCAGTGGCTGGATCGCTGCTGTCGCTGTTCGGCGTGCTGCTGGTAATCGCCCATGGCGACCTGCGCAGCCTGCTGCACCAAGGCGTTGGCCTGGGCGACTGCATGATGCTGGTAGCCACCCTGGCCTACGCGCTCTATGGCGTGCTGCTGAAGAAGTGGCAGATCCGCCTGCCGGCCCTGCAATTCCTCTACCTGCAGGTGCTGGTGGCGATCATCGCGCTCTTCCCGCTGTACCTGCTGTCGCCGCACCAGGGCCTGAACGCCGGCAACTTGCCGCTGGTGGCCTATGCCGGACTGATGGCCTCGATAGCCGCGCCCCTGGCGTGGATGCGCGGCGTGCAGGAGATGGGCCCCAACCGCATGGCGCAGTTCGTCAACCTGTCGCCGGTCGCCACGGCGGCCATCGCTTCGCTGGTATTGGACGAGCGCCTAGGCCTGTACCACCTGCTTGGCGGTACGCTGATCATCGCTGGCGTGGTCATCGCCGAACGCTGGCGGCCGCGGCCGGCGGTAAGCCTGGCCAGCGAATAA